Sequence from the Curtobacterium sp. MCLR17_007 genome:
CCTGCGCGAGTACATCGAGGACCTCCGGACGCGGGGGTTCACGGTCGAGAGCGCGCACACCGCCGACCCGGAGCTGATCGACCCGCAGGGCAACCCGATCCACACCTGGCGAGAGGACTACCCGTACGACGAGCGGATGGACCGCGACGAGTACGAGTACGAGAAGTACCGGCTGCAGGTCGAGCTGCTCAAGCTGCAGTACTGGCTCGAGGACGAGGGCCGTCGCGCGATCATCCTCTTCGAGGGCCGTGACGCCGCGGGCAAGGGCGGCACGATCAAGCGCTTCACGGAGCACCTCAACCCCCGGACGTCCCGGGTCGTCGCGCTGTCGAAGCCGAACGACCGCGAGCGGGGCCAGTGGTACTTCCAGCGCTACGTGGAGCACCTGCCCAGCGCCGGCGAGATCGTCATGTTCGACCGCTCCTGGTACAACCGTGCCGGCGTCGAGCGGGTCATGGGGTTCTGCTCGGACGACGAGTACGAGACCTTCATGAACCAGGCGCCGTCGTTCGAACGCATGCTCGTGGACTCCGGCATCCACGTCACGAAGTTCTGGTTCTCGGTCACGCGCAAGGAGCAGCGCACCCGGTTCGCGATCCGGCAGCTCGACCCGGTGCGACGGTGGAAGCTGTCGCCGATGGACGTCGCGTCGCTGAGCGTCTGGGACGACTACACCGCTGCCAAGGAGGCGATATTCCAGCGCACGGACAAGCGCTACGCCCCGTGGACCATCGTCCGCTCGAACGACAAGAAGCGGGCCCGCGTCAACGCCATGCGCTACTTCCTGGCGCAGTTCGACTACGAG
This genomic interval carries:
- the ppk2 gene encoding polyphosphate kinase 2, which codes for MLDATPVGDLREYIEDLRTRGFTVESAHTADPELIDPQGNPIHTWREDYPYDERMDRDEYEYEKYRLQVELLKLQYWLEDEGRRAIILFEGRDAAGKGGTIKRFTEHLNPRTSRVVALSKPNDRERGQWYFQRYVEHLPSAGEIVMFDRSWYNRAGVERVMGFCSDDEYETFMNQAPSFERMLVDSGIHVTKFWFSVTRKEQRTRFAIRQLDPVRRWKLSPMDVASLSVWDDYTAAKEAIFQRTDKRYAPWTIVRSNDKKRARVNAMRYFLAQFDYEDKDTSVAVAPDPLLVMRGKALQLEE